In Cololabis saira isolate AMF1-May2022 chromosome 14, fColSai1.1, whole genome shotgun sequence, a single genomic region encodes these proteins:
- the slc22a6l gene encoding solute carrier family 22 member 6 has protein sequence MAFGDILEQVGSTGRFQVLHVTLLCTPVLMMASHNLLQNFVAAVPPHHCSAPSNVSQAQLSSEEALLVTVPLDQAGRPLRCQRYVTPQWHLLAGNGTSTLEEDLDVSLEECRDGWSYQMVERDTTVISDWDLVCDMRSLKQMGQTIYMGGVLLGAFIFGGLSDRYGRRILLLISNLLMAVCGTCAAFSSSFSLFCLFRFGCGMALSGLALNTFSLIVEWIPTRVRTVTGTITGYSYTLGQLVLAALAYFIRDWRWLTLAVSLPFYVFFLISWWFHESSRWLALNNKPEQAVKTLQSVARFNGRHEEGKKIDVKMLQESMKKEMSCSQGSYSVLDLFRTPAMRIMTICLSAVWMSTSFAYYGLAMDLQKFGVDFYLIQVIFGAVDIPAKVVVTVCMSFIGRRPSQAGALIFAGVTILINLLVPLDQQTARTCLAVLGKGCLAASFNCCYLYTGELYPTIIRQNGMGWSSMMARVGAMVAPMVLLSGDYIHWLPGLIYGGAPILAGVAAVFLPETLGTPLPDTIQDVEERGAQKSSTMSPKEAIILQDTQANLLKQPA, from the exons ATGGCGTTTGGGGACATCCTTGAGCAGGTGGGGAGCACAGGGCGCTTCCAGGTGCTGCACGTGACCCTGCTCTGCACGCCGGTCCTGATGATGGCCAGCCACAACCTGCTGCAGAACTTCGTGGCCGCGGTGCCTCCTCACCACTGCAGCGCTCCTTCCAACGTGTCCCAGGCCCAGCTCAGCTCGGAGGAGGCTCTGCTCGTCACGGTGCCGCTGGACCAGGCGGGGAGGCCTCTCCGGTGCCAGCGATACGTGACTCCACAGTGGCACCTCCTGGCCGGGAACGGGACCTCCACCCTAGAGGAGGACCTGGACGTCAGCCTGGAGGAATGCAGGGACGGATGGTCCTATCAGATGGTTGAGAGGGACACTACGGTCATATCTGAT TGGGACTTGGTGTGTGACATGCGCTCGTTGAAGCAGATGGGACAGACCATCTACATGGGGGGCGTGCTTCTGGGCGCTTTCATCTTCGGAGGCCTTTCAGATCG ATACGGCCGGCGCATCCTCCTGCTCATCTCCAACCTGCTCATGGCCGTGTGTGGAACCTGTGCCGCCTTCTCGTCCTCCTTCTCGCTCTTCTGCCTCTTCCGGTTCGGCTGCGGCATGGCCCTGTCCGGCCTGGCGCTCAACACCTTCTCGCTCA TTGTGGAGTGGATTCCCACGCGGGTGCGAACCGTCACCGGTACGATCACGGGCTACTCGTACACGCTGGGCCAGCTGGTCCTGGCGGCGCTGGCCTACTTCATCCGGGACTGGCGGTGGTTGACCCTGGCGGTGTCGCTGCCCTTCTACGTCTTCTTCCTCATCTCGTG GTGGTTCCACGAATCCTCCAGATGGTTGGCGCTGAATAACAAACCCGAGCAAGCGGTCAAAACTCTTCAGAGCGTTGCCAGATTCAACGGACGGCACGAGGAGGGAAAGAAGATTGACGTTAAG ATGCTCCAGGAGTCCATGAAGAAGGAGATGTCCTGCTCGCAGGGTTCCTACTCGGTCCTGGACCTGTTCCGAACCCCAGCGATGAGGATCATGACCATCTGCCTCAGTGCCGTCTG GATGTCGACCAGCTTCGCCTACTACGGCCTGGCTATGGACCTGCAGAAGTTCGGGGTGGACTTCTACCTGATACAGGTGATCTTCGGCGCCGTGGACATCCCTGCCAAAGTGGTCGTGACCGTGTGCATGAGCTTCATTGGACGCAGGCCGTCCCAAGCCGGCGCGCTCATCTTTGCCGGAGTCACGATTTTGATCAACCTACTGGTGCCGCTAG ATCAACAGACTGCACGCACGTGTCTGGCCGTGCTGGGGAAGGGCTGCCTGGCGGCGTCCTTCAACTGCTGTTATCTCTACACCGGTGAGCTGTATCCAACCATCATCCG CCAGAACGGCATGGGATGGTCGTCCATGATGGCGCGCGTCGGAGCAATGGTGGCCCCGATGGTGCTGCTCAGCGGCGACTACATTCACTGGCTCCCGGGCCTCATCTACGGAGGAGCTCCCATCCTCGCCGGGGTGGCTGCGGTGTTCCTCCCAGAAACCCTCGGGACGCCCCTCCCCGACACAATACAGGACGTGGAAGAGAG GGGAGCCCAGAAAAGCTCCACAATGTCTCCAAAGGAAGCAATAATCCTGCAAGACACGCAGGCCAATCTGCTCAAGCAACCGGCCTGA